In the genome of Raphanus sativus cultivar WK10039 chromosome 9, ASM80110v3, whole genome shotgun sequence, the window TGTTTCTCTGGATGTGAGTTATTGTTTAATTCTAGACTGACTCAATGATCATTTAAAAGACGGTATGGTGATTTATATCGTCTTGGAGATTGATCTTGATCAAGTTTATAATAATTAGTGTCTCATATATTTTGttctatatataaatacataaactttttgAATCCAATCTATGTGGCCGTTCATCAACATGGTGCCACACGGAACGACCGGTCATAATCCATTACATTCTCTTTTTTATGTAAAGAGATACCCCTCTTGAAGCAGACTTGGAGACCTTTGATATAGGCTTAATTGCAAATGATTGTGGTGATGTATAATCTGTGAGCAGTAGTTTGGTTAACAAATCGTGAGCATTATTGCTGATGAGAACCTATGAAAGTTCTAAAGTTTTTTGTGTGTATCTTCATACACACGGTACTAGTGTACAGTGTGTCAATCAATGTGAAGTTTTGGTTTTCGTATGAACATTATTAAGTATAGAAGATTGCAGAGAGTAGATCAATTAAGTTTGTGTGCTAGAAGATGAGCAATTAAGACAaagaatcttaataaatgtaaataacacACAGACGCCAAAGGTGTTCTCTAATTAGGGTTTTAAGTCATTCAACCTTGCAACTAGGATTGTGATAAATGTAGAGTGAAGCCATCATTACCGTATTTTGCCTTCTTTTGTCAACAAAACATTTGATCTTTATACTTGTTCTTATAATGTCAGATCATTGtggaatttcaaaaaaaaaaattatcatttagACCATCCCATCAACACAGAACTCCAAGTGTTCAAACAAACTACAAATAAAAAGCTATTAAGGGGAAAGAGGAGAGACTGCACGCAGTTAAAGACCAAATTTACGGCCGTCTTTGGTAACATGTCCTGGAAAAATCTCAATCGTGTCACCGTGAGCTACATGGTTCCAGAGGAATGACCGGTCATCGTCCAACACGTTCTGTTTGTGTATAAAGAAGTACCCTTTTTCAGGTAGCTTCAACTCATTCCCCTCTCGAAGCTTCTCCAGCTTTTTCCTTAGCTCCTCAACGTTCTCATTAGCCATCACACTCACTGGAACCTTACTCACAGGTTCATCATCAGGTGAATGTGGCAACACCATTACTCTCAGTCTCTGCGGTGGCCTTCTGAACCTCCTCGGCTTCACAGGCGAATCTGGAACGTTAATGACCTCTTTTGTTTGAGCGTTGGTCCTCTGTTCTGTTGAGTTAGATGGTACTGGAGGCTGCTCTGTTTGAAACACTTGTTCCTTGCTGATGAAGATATCTTCGGCTGTACATGCAGAGCATAAGCTTTAAATTAGTGTTAGCGAAATGTTCAGTTGACAAAAGGAGGATCCTCACCGAACAATAAGTCTCCAAATGTGTTGGACGGTATTGTAGACTGTCCCGTGTGAAACACGTTACTGAAGTCGGTGCTCATCTCGGTTGTACTCCCAGGCAAGTGGCTTCCAATGTTACTGAAAAAATCTGCTGGCAAAGGAGGATCCTCATCGAACAATACTTCTCCAAATGTGTATGACGGTATTGTAGACTGTTCCGTGCCAAACACGTTActgttgtcgatgctcttcTCGGTTGTACTCGCGGGCCAGTgactttcaatgttactgaaaAAATCTGCTGGCAAAGGAAGATCCTCTCCGAATGTGTATGACGGTATTGTAGACTGTTCCGTGCCAAACACGTTACTGTTGTCGACGCTCCTCTCGGTTGTACTCGCGGGCCAGTGACTTCCAATGTTACTGAAGAGTTCTGTTGGCAAAGGAAGATCCTCTCCGAACGTGTTTGACGTAGAAGACGGCTCACTTTGAAGCAAATCTTGATTCTTGTCGTGTCTCGCCGCCATCGCAGACCGTGCCAGAGATTGCTCCGGTTGATCAAGCATCTTACGGGAGATGCTCCTCGCCGTTGCAGTCCAATCTTGAAACTGTCCGAGCGAATCTTGAACCGACGTTGACGGAGCTAGGGGTTGCTCTGTTGGCTGAAGCAGTACTTGATTGTTGTCTTCTTGATAAGGCAAGGCGAGAAGGAGGCGAGAGTTTGTGACGATGTTACATGCATTGAGATCAAGATCATCGATAAGAAGAGGCTCGCCTTTGTAGTAAAGCTTTTGCTTGGGAACAGGGATGCCTTGAGACTTCTCGATCTTGTTTTTGATATCTAAGACTTTATCGTTGAGATTCAGTTCGATGTAGAAAGTAGAGCCATGCGTAGTGTCTACGAAGACTATCATAACTGTATCAATGGTGTGTTTAGGATCAACAGATACTGATGAAGAAGAATGAGAGTGAAAGAGAgcgaagagagagaggaggaggaagtaAGATTATATAACTACGTTTTCTACACAATTTGGTTTAGATCATTTAGTTTCATCACGTAACAAATGGGTTTTGTTTGGGCCAGGCCTAAATTCACCTTATTGGTTTCATATCTCTTAAGTTAATGGAAGCGTCTGtcaaagaaactcttcttactCAAATAATCcatggggaattttcaaaaataccactttcaaggtaccattattcatctttaccaccactaaaaacacattttcaaaaataccttatttattgaaatggtaaaaactcttatatctttgtttttatatgcttttcaaaattctaatcccaatttctaaatcctaaacctctaattctaaaccttaaacccaaaatcttcaactctaaaccctaaaccctaaactatataccctgaattcaatatcctaaaccctaaaccctaaaatctaaactataaaccctaaatcctcaactctaaaccctaaatcctcaactctaaaccctaaactatataccttaaactctaaaacatcaaat includes:
- the LOC108826646 gene encoding ubiquitin domain-containing protein 7SL RNA2; the encoded protein is MIVFVDTTHGSTFYIELNLNDKVLDIKNKIEKSQGIPVPKQKLYYKGEPLLIDDLDLNACNIVTNSRLLLALPYQEDNNQVLLQPTEQPLAPSTSVQDSLGQFQDWTATARSISRKMLDQPEQSLARSAMAARHDKNQDLLQSEPSSTSNTFGEDLPLPTELFSNIGSHWPASTTERSVDNSNVFGTEQSTIPSYTFGEDLPLPADFFSNIESHWPASTTEKSIDNSNVFGTEQSTIPSYTFGEVLFDEDPPLPADFFSNIGSHLPGSTTEMSTDFSNVFHTGQSTIPSNTFGDLLFAEDIFISKEQVFQTEQPPVPSNSTEQRTNAQTKEVINVPDSPVKPRRFRRPPQRLRVMVLPHSPDDEPVSKVPVSVMANENVEELRKKLEKLREGNELKLPEKGYFFIHKQNVLDDDRSFLWNHVAHGDTIEIFPGHVTKDGRKFGL